A region of Nocardioides alkalitolerans DNA encodes the following proteins:
- a CDS encoding SRPBCC family protein, translating to MAQVTAVAEAAVAAPPADVIAALADYTTTRPAILTDRYTDYAVLEGGTGSGTVATWRLHATEKRVRHVVADVTADATSVVEKDRNSTLVTRFDVAASGAGSTVTVTTTWQGAGGIGGFFERTFAPKGLRRIHEELLANLAARLAA from the coding sequence GTGGCCCAGGTCACCGCCGTCGCCGAAGCCGCCGTCGCGGCTCCGCCGGCCGACGTCATCGCCGCTCTCGCCGACTACACGACGACGCGTCCGGCGATCCTCACCGACCGCTACACCGACTACGCGGTGCTGGAGGGCGGCACCGGTTCGGGGACCGTCGCCACCTGGCGGTTGCACGCCACGGAGAAGCGCGTGCGGCACGTCGTCGCCGACGTGACGGCCGACGCCACCTCGGTCGTCGAGAAGGACCGCAACTCGACGCTGGTCACCCGCTTCGACGTCGCCGCGTCGGGCGCCGGCAGCACGGTCACCGTGACGACGACGTGGCAGGGCGCCGGCGGCATCGGGGGCTTCTTCGAGCGCACGTTCGCGCCGAAGGGTCTCCGCCGCATCCACGAGGAGCTGCTCGCCAACCTGGCCGCGCGCCTCGCCGCCTGA
- the leuD gene encoding 3-isopropylmalate dehydratase small subunit, whose translation MDKFTSHTGIGVPLRRSNVDTDQIIPAVYLKRVTRSGFEDGLFAAWRNDPSFVLNDPAYAAGSVLVAGPDFGTGSSREHAVWALQNYGFRAVISPRFADIFRGNSGKSGLVAAQVDEKVVQRLWALLEENPGTTVTVDLETQTVRAGEGVGAVEDSFDIDPYTRWRLLEGLDDIGITLGHEADIAAYEAARPRWKPVTQRA comes from the coding sequence ATGGACAAGTTCACCTCGCACACCGGCATCGGCGTCCCGCTGCGGCGCAGCAACGTCGACACCGACCAGATCATCCCCGCGGTCTACCTCAAGCGCGTGACCCGCTCGGGCTTCGAGGACGGGCTCTTCGCCGCCTGGCGCAACGACCCCTCCTTCGTGCTCAACGACCCGGCGTACGCCGCGGGCTCCGTCCTCGTCGCCGGGCCCGACTTCGGCACGGGCTCGTCCCGCGAGCACGCGGTGTGGGCGCTGCAGAACTACGGCTTCCGCGCCGTGATCAGCCCGCGCTTCGCCGACATCTTCCGCGGCAACTCCGGCAAGTCCGGCCTCGTGGCCGCGCAGGTCGACGAGAAGGTCGTGCAGCGGCTCTGGGCGCTCCTGGAGGAGAACCCGGGCACGACCGTCACGGTGGACCTCGAGACGCAGACCGTGCGTGCCGGCGAGGGCGTGGGCGCGGTCGAGGACTCCTTCGACATCGACCCCTACACCCGGTGGCGCCTGCTCGAGGGCCTCGACGACATCGGCATCACCCTCGGCCACGAGGCCGACATCGCGGCGTACGAGGCCGCGCGGCCGCGCTGGAAGCCGGTGACGCAGCGCGCCTGA
- a CDS encoding alpha/beta hydrolase, with amino-acid sequence MTSVPSNGINLNVTDTGGEGRPVVLIHGWPLSAASWENQASVLMQAGHRVVAYDRRGFGASDKPETGYDYDTLAADLDGLLTELDLRDVTLIGFSMGGGEVVRYLSTYGADRVRSAVLAAAVPPYLLKTDDNPEGGLGEDDVQGFVDGVTDDRENFLDGFVTDFFSVDGELKVNEEERQKALALTEPATTASLAGCVHAFARTDFRGDLAAITVPTLVIHGDGDATVPFEVSGKRSADAIAGAELVVVEGAPHGFNVSHAAEFNAALGDFLAR; translated from the coding sequence ATGACCTCCGTCCCGTCCAACGGCATCAACCTCAACGTCACCGACACGGGCGGCGAGGGCCGGCCCGTGGTGCTCATCCACGGCTGGCCGCTCAGCGCCGCCTCCTGGGAGAACCAGGCGAGCGTCCTCATGCAGGCCGGCCACCGCGTCGTCGCCTACGACCGGCGCGGCTTCGGCGCGTCCGACAAGCCGGAGACCGGCTACGACTACGACACGCTGGCCGCCGACCTCGACGGCCTCCTCACCGAGCTCGACCTGCGGGACGTCACGCTCATCGGCTTCTCCATGGGCGGAGGTGAGGTGGTGCGCTACCTCTCGACGTACGGCGCGGACCGCGTCCGCTCGGCCGTGCTGGCGGCCGCGGTGCCGCCCTACCTGCTGAAGACCGACGACAACCCCGAGGGAGGCCTCGGCGAGGACGACGTGCAGGGGTTCGTCGACGGCGTGACCGACGACCGCGAGAACTTCCTCGACGGGTTCGTCACCGACTTCTTCTCGGTCGACGGCGAGCTGAAGGTGAACGAGGAGGAGCGGCAGAAGGCGCTCGCCCTGACCGAGCCCGCCACGACGGCGTCGCTCGCCGGCTGCGTGCACGCGTTCGCGCGCACCGACTTCCGCGGGGACCTGGCGGCCATCACCGTCCCGACCCTCGTCATCCACGGTGACGGCGACGCCACGGTGCCGTTCGAGGTGTCGGGCAAGCGCTCCGCCGACGCGATCGCCGGCGCGGAGCTCGTGGTGGTCGAGGGTGCGCCCCACGGCTTCAACGTCAGCCACGCCGCCGAGTTCAACGCGGCGCTGGGTGACTTCCTGGCGCGCTGA
- a CDS encoding LTA synthase family protein translates to MVEGEQERVEARPDTWWRRRRVLAFGTSRWWTRRLLSAFLGAAGLFVIAVVIALVLNLTLMGTQPQYAWDERLMRRSGLLGADVLVLWTLLMLAWAAIGRWWWTTGVVLALVPLVLTAALRKLDERQEPLYPADLAFLSEPGFLFSMVPPVLAVLVLLLVVVIVAAVGGGGEWLTGRRGRPRTRGRELWTVVAVRALVLVVTGLMVLQLGRFNQDGNAWRALYEERGAQWRPWSQQENYLSNSVVGGFLYNMPTAAMERPEGYSEAAMQDLLARWETAADGLNVGRDGSFADTNVVVVLSESFSDPTALEGLDIPEDPIPFTRETMAGTTSGTMLATGIGGGTANAEFEVLTGEHLGLFAPQMVVPYQMLVPNFATYPSLVGTLRTEGHRAVAVHPYLAGMYKRPSVYDTFGFDEFVTEDQMRFTDRTEENPYIDDTAAFDEVLAQIEESDAPLVTNLVTMQNHAQYGNKYDEVPEVGTADGVTLGPSFTLALGDYVRGISDTDAALRDFLDALEESDEDTVVLFYGDHLPGFYGDSFRRLNGDIAMHSTPFFAWSNRGNVPLDAGVSSSALLMPYLYDVADAPLPPYLALLRTFHERVGSVFQGQIVTRDGDVVAEADLDAEQQRLLHDLRLVQYDVAVGERYVTDEIWPGSTGETG, encoded by the coding sequence GTGGTCGAGGGGGAGCAGGAGCGCGTCGAGGCGCGCCCGGACACGTGGTGGCGCCGACGACGGGTGCTCGCCTTCGGCACGTCGCGGTGGTGGACCCGCCGTCTCCTCAGCGCCTTCCTGGGCGCGGCGGGGCTGTTCGTCATCGCGGTGGTCATCGCCCTCGTCCTCAACCTGACGCTCATGGGCACGCAGCCGCAGTACGCCTGGGACGAGCGCCTCATGCGCCGCTCGGGCCTCCTCGGCGCCGACGTGCTCGTGCTCTGGACGCTCCTCATGCTCGCCTGGGCCGCGATCGGCCGGTGGTGGTGGACGACGGGCGTGGTGCTGGCCCTGGTGCCCCTCGTCCTCACCGCAGCGCTGCGCAAGCTGGACGAGCGGCAAGAGCCTCTCTACCCGGCCGACCTCGCCTTCCTCAGCGAGCCCGGCTTCCTCTTCTCGATGGTGCCGCCCGTGCTGGCGGTGCTGGTGCTGCTCCTGGTCGTGGTCATCGTCGCCGCGGTCGGCGGCGGCGGTGAGTGGCTGACGGGCCGCCGCGGGCGTCCGCGCACCCGGGGGCGTGAGCTGTGGACGGTCGTCGCCGTGCGCGCGCTCGTGCTGGTCGTGACGGGCCTGATGGTCCTGCAGCTGGGTCGCTTCAACCAGGACGGCAACGCCTGGCGGGCGCTCTACGAGGAGCGCGGCGCCCAGTGGCGCCCCTGGAGCCAGCAGGAGAACTACCTCTCCAACAGCGTGGTCGGCGGGTTCCTCTACAACATGCCGACCGCCGCGATGGAGCGGCCGGAGGGCTACTCCGAGGCCGCGATGCAGGACCTCCTCGCCCGGTGGGAGACCGCCGCCGACGGGCTCAACGTGGGTCGCGACGGCTCGTTCGCCGACACCAACGTCGTCGTGGTCCTCAGCGAGTCGTTCTCCGACCCCACGGCCCTCGAGGGGCTCGACATCCCCGAGGACCCCATCCCGTTCACGCGGGAGACGATGGCCGGCACGACGTCCGGCACCATGCTCGCGACCGGCATCGGCGGCGGCACGGCCAACGCCGAGTTCGAGGTGCTGACGGGCGAGCACCTCGGGCTCTTCGCCCCGCAGATGGTGGTGCCCTACCAGATGCTGGTGCCGAACTTCGCGACGTACCCGTCGCTGGTCGGCACGCTGCGCACCGAGGGCCACCGGGCGGTGGCGGTGCACCCCTACCTCGCGGGCATGTACAAGCGCCCCAGCGTCTACGACACCTTCGGGTTCGACGAGTTCGTCACCGAGGACCAGATGCGGTTCACCGACCGCACCGAGGAGAACCCCTACATCGACGACACGGCGGCCTTCGACGAGGTGCTCGCGCAGATCGAGGAGTCCGACGCCCCGCTCGTCACCAACCTGGTGACGATGCAGAACCACGCGCAGTACGGCAACAAGTACGACGAGGTGCCCGAGGTCGGGACGGCCGACGGCGTCACGCTCGGCCCGTCGTTCACGCTGGCGCTCGGCGACTACGTGCGGGGCATCTCGGACACCGACGCCGCGCTGCGCGACTTCCTCGACGCCCTCGAGGAGAGCGACGAGGACACCGTCGTGCTCTTCTACGGCGACCACCTGCCGGGCTTCTACGGCGACAGCTTCCGCCGGCTCAACGGCGACATCGCCATGCACTCGACGCCGTTCTTCGCCTGGAGCAACCGCGGCAACGTGCCGCTCGACGCGGGCGTGAGCTCGTCGGCGCTCCTCATGCCCTACCTGTACGACGTGGCCGACGCGCCGCTGCCGCCCTACCTCGCGCTCCTGCGCACCTTCCACGAGCGCGTCGGGTCGGTCTTCCAGGGCCAGATCGTGACGCGCGACGGCGACGTGGTGGCCGAGGCGGACCTCGACGCGGAGCAGCAGCGCCTCCTGCACGACCTGCGGCTCGTGCAGTACGACGTCGCGGTCGGCGAGCGCTACGTGACCGACGAGATCTGGCCGGGGTCGACGGGCGAGACGGGCTGA
- a CDS encoding NUDIX hydrolase — MGRWQRLGGRVVHENPWMVVTQDEVLRPDGTPGEYGVVTVRSEAVFVVAVDGAPGAEEVVLVRCDRYTTGEGWEVPAGGADGDDLVAGAQRELAEEAGLRAERWRDLGPVTSLNGICRAPGRVFLAQDLAPLASGEGRGVADEQALEGISEVRRVPWPELMGMLARREVTDGETLAALLLAAVALGRVA, encoded by the coding sequence ATGGGCCGCTGGCAGCGGCTCGGGGGCCGCGTCGTGCACGAGAACCCGTGGATGGTCGTCACGCAGGACGAGGTGCTGCGGCCCGACGGGACGCCGGGGGAGTACGGCGTCGTGACCGTCCGCAGCGAGGCCGTCTTCGTCGTGGCCGTCGACGGGGCGCCCGGCGCGGAGGAGGTCGTGCTCGTGCGCTGCGACCGCTACACGACGGGCGAGGGGTGGGAGGTCCCGGCCGGCGGCGCCGACGGCGACGACCTCGTCGCCGGAGCGCAGCGGGAGCTCGCAGAGGAAGCCGGGCTGCGCGCCGAGCGGTGGCGCGACCTCGGTCCGGTGACGTCGCTCAACGGCATCTGCCGCGCGCCCGGTCGCGTGTTCCTGGCGCAGGACCTGGCACCGCTCGCCTCCGGCGAGGGGCGCGGGGTGGCGGACGAGCAGGCGCTGGAGGGCATCTCGGAGGTACGCCGCGTGCCCTGGCCCGAGCTGATGGGGATGCTGGCCCGGCGCGAGGTCACCGACGGCGAGACGCTGGCCGCCCTCCTGCTCGCCGCCGTCGCGCTGGGCCGGGTGGCCTGA
- a CDS encoding HU family DNA-binding protein has product MNKSQFVDALSAKFEGNKKAAAEALDAVVDTITREVARGEKVVITGFGAFEKRVREARVVRNPQTGELIEAAKKAVPKFTPGADLRNVISGAKQLPAATVEAAGDAASGLVAKVTGRGSRKGSSPAPTETATEAAPAKKAPAKKAPAKKAPAKKAPAKKAPAKKAPAKKATTASSTSTAAASPATKSTAKKSPATKSPAKKSSATKSTATKTTTKKTPATKKGSATKKASAATKAPAEKAPAKKAPAKKAPAASKAAESPAPATPTSTPDKPSSDA; this is encoded by the coding sequence GTGAACAAGTCGCAGTTCGTCGACGCCCTGTCCGCGAAGTTCGAGGGCAACAAGAAGGCGGCCGCCGAGGCCCTCGACGCCGTGGTGGACACCATCACCCGCGAGGTCGCCCGGGGCGAGAAGGTCGTCATCACCGGTTTCGGTGCGTTCGAGAAGCGGGTGCGCGAGGCCCGTGTGGTCCGCAACCCGCAGACGGGCGAGCTGATCGAGGCGGCGAAGAAGGCCGTCCCGAAGTTCACCCCGGGCGCCGACCTCCGCAACGTCATCTCGGGCGCCAAGCAGCTGCCCGCGGCCACGGTCGAGGCGGCCGGTGATGCGGCCAGCGGGCTGGTCGCCAAGGTGACCGGCCGCGGCTCGCGGAAGGGGAGCTCGCCGGCCCCGACGGAGACCGCCACGGAGGCGGCGCCCGCCAAGAAGGCGCCTGCGAAGAAGGCGCCTGCGAAGAAGGCGCCTGCGAAGAAGGCGCCAGCGAAGAAGGCGCCCGCCAAGAAGGCGCCCGCCAAGAAGGCGACCACGGCGTCGTCGACGAGCACGGCCGCGGCTTCGCCGGCAACGAAGTCGACGGCTAAGAAGTCCCCGGCGACGAAGTCCCCGGCGAAGAAGTCCTCGGCCACGAAGTCCACGGCCACGAAGACGACGACTAAGAAGACGCCCGCCACGAAGAAGGGGTCCGCCACGAAAAAGGCGTCCGCGGCGACGAAGGCCCCGGCCGAGAAGGCCCCGGCGAAGAAGGCCCCGGCGAAGAAGGCCCCCGCCGCGAGCAAGGCTGCGGAGAGCCCGGCACCGGCGACCCCGACGTCGACCCCCGACAAGCCGAGCAGCGACGCCTGA
- a CDS encoding type II CAAX endopeptidase family protein has protein sequence MSGTSPYPPVPMSEEERAAAYPPLEYHQLHRAGDRGWWRPVLGVLAVLVGMQVVLPLGVLAVFALGLGATGVVDVDTIVDTEDVQPVTLAYLMVSLALLTPLVWGVTRLLHGLKPRWTTSVLPRMRWGFFLACMAVSLVALLASMVMSVVVTSVDPNALPGDSEVGGLNAFTSTTRDFLLVVVLLTPLQAAGEEYLFRGYLTQVAGGIFERPEVARTVAVVVPALLFALAHGAQDPPVFFDRFAFGLAAGVLVILTGGLEAGIALHVMNNWFAFGLALAFGDMSTVLTPTGGSWLSIPVTLTQELVFLGLALAVHRGMRLSRHADSAVLIRSRGRVYGFASAPQGP, from the coding sequence ATGAGCGGTACGTCGCCGTACCCGCCCGTCCCGATGTCGGAGGAGGAGCGGGCGGCGGCGTACCCGCCCCTGGAGTACCACCAGCTGCACCGCGCGGGGGACCGCGGCTGGTGGCGGCCGGTGCTCGGCGTGCTCGCCGTGCTGGTCGGCATGCAGGTGGTGCTGCCGCTCGGCGTGCTCGCGGTGTTCGCGCTGGGGCTCGGGGCGACCGGTGTCGTGGACGTCGACACCATCGTCGACACCGAGGACGTGCAGCCGGTGACCCTGGCCTACCTGATGGTGAGCCTCGCGTTGCTGACCCCGCTGGTCTGGGGCGTGACCCGGTTGCTCCACGGCCTCAAGCCGCGGTGGACGACGTCTGTCCTGCCGCGCATGCGGTGGGGGTTCTTCCTCGCGTGCATGGCGGTCTCGCTCGTGGCGCTGCTGGCGAGCATGGTGATGTCGGTGGTCGTCACCAGCGTCGATCCGAACGCGCTGCCCGGCGACAGCGAGGTCGGCGGGCTCAACGCCTTCACGTCGACGACGCGCGACTTCCTGCTCGTCGTGGTGCTGCTCACGCCGCTGCAGGCAGCGGGGGAGGAGTACCTCTTCCGGGGGTACCTCACGCAGGTCGCGGGCGGCATCTTCGAGCGTCCGGAGGTCGCGCGCACGGTCGCCGTCGTGGTGCCGGCGCTGCTGTTCGCGCTCGCCCACGGCGCGCAGGACCCGCCCGTGTTCTTCGACCGTTTCGCGTTCGGGCTCGCCGCGGGGGTGCTCGTGATCCTCACCGGGGGTCTCGAGGCGGGCATCGCGCTGCACGTGATGAACAACTGGTTCGCGTTCGGGCTGGCGCTCGCCTTCGGCGACATGTCGACGGTGCTGACCCCGACGGGCGGATCCTGGTTGAGCATCCCCGTGACGCTGACGCAGGAGCTCGTCTTCCTCGGCCTGGCGCTCGCCGTGCACCGCGGGATGCGCCTGTCGCGGCATGCCGACTCGGCCGTTTTGATCCGGTCCCGGGGCCGCGTGTATGGTTTCGCCTCGGCTCCTCAGGGGCCGTAA
- a CDS encoding IclR family transcriptional regulator, with amino-acid sequence MDKGSGVGVLDKAALVLTALEAGPATLAGLVASTGLARPTAHRLAVALEHHRLVARDMQGRFVLGPRLAELSAAAGEDRLLAAAGPVLARLRDITGESAQLWRRQGDHRVCVAAAERPSGLRDTIPVGSQLTMRAGSAAQVLLAWEDPDRMQRGLQTAAFSATALSGIRRRGWAQSVGEREQGVASVSAPVRSPSGKVIAAVSVSGPLERLSRQPGRMHAPAVLAAAERLSESLRRAAAE; translated from the coding sequence ATGGACAAGGGAAGTGGCGTCGGCGTTCTCGACAAGGCAGCGCTGGTGCTGACCGCGCTGGAGGCCGGACCGGCCACGTTGGCGGGTCTCGTCGCCTCCACCGGCCTCGCCCGACCCACGGCCCACCGGCTCGCGGTGGCCCTCGAGCACCACCGCCTCGTCGCCCGCGACATGCAGGGCCGCTTCGTCCTCGGGCCCCGCCTGGCCGAGCTGTCAGCCGCCGCCGGCGAGGACCGCCTGCTCGCCGCGGCCGGCCCCGTGCTCGCCCGCCTGCGCGACATCACCGGCGAGTCGGCCCAGCTCTGGCGGCGCCAGGGCGACCACCGCGTCTGCGTCGCCGCGGCCGAGCGCCCCAGCGGCCTGCGCGACACGATCCCCGTCGGCTCCCAGCTCACCATGCGCGCCGGGTCCGCCGCCCAGGTGCTCCTCGCGTGGGAGGACCCCGACCGCATGCAGCGGGGCCTGCAGACCGCCGCGTTCTCCGCGACGGCGCTGTCGGGCATCCGGCGCCGCGGTTGGGCGCAGTCGGTCGGCGAGCGCGAGCAGGGTGTCGCCTCGGTCTCCGCGCCGGTGCGCTCCCCCAGCGGCAAGGTCATCGCCGCGGTGTCGGTGTCGGGCCCGCTCGAGCGCCTCTCGCGCCAGCCGGGCCGCATGCACGCGCCCGCCGTCCTCGCCGCCGCCGAGCGCCTCTCCGAGTCCCTGCGCCGCGCTGCGGCCGAGTAG
- a CDS encoding methylated-DNA--[protein]-cysteine S-methyltransferase codes for MWTVMSSPIDDLRIVADGEAVTAIEFAPHPAAPVRPVGERADDHPVLVEAVAQLAAYFAGTLTRFDLPLAPGGSDFQRRVWAALAEIPFGETTSYGALARELGLTGHGARAVGLANGRNPIPVVVPCHRVIGADGRLTGYAGGVERKQVLLDLERGDDGGLF; via the coding sequence ATGTGGACCGTGATGTCGTCGCCGATCGACGACCTGCGGATCGTCGCCGACGGGGAGGCGGTGACGGCGATCGAGTTCGCGCCCCACCCCGCGGCGCCGGTGCGTCCCGTGGGGGAGCGGGCCGACGACCACCCCGTCCTGGTGGAGGCGGTCGCGCAGCTCGCGGCGTACTTCGCCGGCACCCTGACCCGCTTCGACCTGCCGCTGGCGCCCGGCGGCAGCGACTTCCAGCGCCGGGTGTGGGCGGCCCTGGCGGAGATCCCCTTCGGCGAGACGACGTCGTACGGCGCGCTGGCCCGCGAGCTGGGGCTGACCGGGCACGGGGCGCGGGCCGTGGGGCTCGCCAACGGCCGCAACCCCATCCCCGTCGTGGTGCCGTGCCACCGGGTGATCGGGGCGGACGGCCGGCTCACGGGCTACGCGGGCGGGGTGGAGCGCAAGCAGGTGCTGCTCGACCTCGAGCGCGGCGACGACGGCGGGCTGTTCTGA
- the leuC gene encoding 3-isopropylmalate dehydratase large subunit — MGKAGARTLVEKVWDEHVVRSAEGEPDLLYIDLHLLHEVTSPQAFDGLRLAGRRLRRPDLTLATEDHNVPTVDWDKPIADPVSRTQVETLRKNAEEFGVRLHPLGDVEQGIVHVVGPQLGLTQPGMTIVCGDSHTSTHGAFGAIAFGIGTSEVEHVLATQTLPQAKPKTMAVTVNGSLPEGVTAKDLVLTLITHAGTGGGQGYIVEYRGQAIRELSMEARMTVCNMSIEWGAKAGLIAPDETTFAYIEGRPEAPQGEDWDAAVAHWRTLVTDEGAEFDREIVLDASEMTPFVTWGTNPGQGAPLGATVPSPDDFEEPDDKIAAEKALAYMGLEAGTPLREVKVDTVFVGSCTNGRIEDLRLAAEVLKGRQVAADTRLLVVPGSVRVRLQAEAEGLDAVFKEAGAEWRGAGCSMCLGMNPDQLAPGERSASTSNRNFEGRQGKGGRTHLVSVPVAAATAIRGTLSSPADLEPAAAGAR; from the coding sequence ATGGGCAAGGCGGGCGCACGCACGCTGGTGGAGAAGGTGTGGGACGAGCACGTCGTCCGGAGCGCGGAGGGCGAACCCGACCTCCTGTACATCGACCTGCACCTGTTGCACGAGGTCACCTCGCCGCAGGCGTTCGACGGCCTCCGGCTCGCCGGTCGCCGCCTCCGCCGCCCCGACCTGACGCTCGCGACCGAGGACCACAACGTCCCCACCGTCGACTGGGACAAGCCGATCGCCGACCCGGTGTCGCGCACGCAGGTGGAGACGCTGCGCAAGAACGCCGAGGAGTTCGGCGTGCGCCTGCACCCGCTGGGCGACGTCGAGCAGGGCATCGTGCACGTCGTCGGTCCCCAGCTCGGTCTGACGCAGCCCGGCATGACCATCGTGTGCGGTGACTCGCACACCTCGACCCACGGCGCGTTCGGCGCGATCGCGTTCGGCATCGGCACCTCCGAGGTCGAGCACGTGCTCGCCACGCAGACGCTGCCGCAGGCCAAGCCGAAGACCATGGCCGTGACCGTCAACGGCTCGCTGCCCGAGGGCGTCACCGCCAAGGACCTCGTGCTGACCCTCATCACGCACGCCGGCACGGGCGGCGGCCAGGGCTACATCGTGGAGTACCGCGGGCAGGCCATCCGCGAGCTCTCCATGGAGGCCCGCATGACGGTCTGCAACATGTCGATCGAGTGGGGTGCGAAGGCCGGCCTCATCGCGCCCGACGAGACGACGTTCGCCTACATCGAGGGCCGCCCCGAGGCCCCGCAGGGCGAGGACTGGGACGCGGCGGTCGCCCACTGGCGCACGCTGGTGACCGACGAGGGCGCCGAGTTCGACCGCGAGATCGTGCTCGACGCGTCCGAGATGACCCCTTTCGTCACCTGGGGCACCAACCCCGGCCAGGGCGCGCCCCTCGGTGCCACCGTCCCGTCGCCCGACGACTTCGAGGAGCCCGACGACAAGATCGCCGCCGAGAAGGCGCTCGCCTACATGGGCCTCGAGGCCGGCACCCCGCTGCGCGAGGTGAAGGTCGACACGGTCTTCGTCGGCTCCTGCACGAACGGCCGGATCGAGGACCTCCGCCTCGCCGCCGAGGTGCTCAAGGGTCGTCAGGTCGCCGCCGACACCCGGCTGCTCGTCGTGCCCGGCTCGGTGCGGGTCCGCCTGCAGGCCGAGGCGGAGGGCCTCGACGCCGTCTTCAAGGAGGCCGGCGCGGAGTGGCGGGGGGCGGGCTGCTCGATGTGCCTCGGCATGAACCCCGACCAGCTGGCCCCGGGGGAGCGCAGCGCGTCGACCTCCAACCGCAACTTCGAGGGGCGTCAGGGCAAGGGCGGTCGCACGCACCTCGTCTCGGTGCCCGTCGCCGCCGCGACCGCGATCCGCGGCACGCTGTCGTCCCCCGCCGACCTGGAGCCGGCCGCCGCCGGCGCCCGCTGA
- a CDS encoding Ada metal-binding domain-containing protein, with amino-acid sequence MPTAVPPPAAAPGAPPGLEPDDCYRVVASRDRRFDGVFWTAVSSTGIYCRPSCPARTPARRNVTFHASAAAAQRAGYRACKRCLPDAVPGSPAWDLHADLAGRAMRLIGDGLVDREGVDGLADALGYSARHVVRVLTTELGAGPLALARARRAQTARALLEGSDLAVTDIAFAAGFASLRQFNATMREVYAASPRDLRGRAGSTPPAGALALRVAVRAPYAAGAMLAFLAEHVVTGIETVVGTVYARSLALPHGPAVLAVDLGRVEGAADAGVRQVPVTAWLTDLRDTGTLVERVRRLLDADADPVVLDDQLGADPMLGPLVVATPGLRVPGAVDGAEVALRAVIGQQVSLAGARTVTARLVARHGSELPPGLAGVVPGVTHLFPTAAALADVDPATLPMPRARGRALTGLASALASGAVRLDRGWARDDVRSALLALPGIGPWTADYVGLRALGHPDVFLPTDVGVRRALVPLGSAVAALPELEARWRPWRSYALLHLWNTLMPALPGTHPEEAS; translated from the coding sequence GTGCCCACCGCCGTGCCCCCTCCCGCCGCAGCCCCCGGCGCCCCGCCCGGGCTCGAGCCGGACGACTGCTACCGGGTCGTCGCGAGCCGCGACCGCCGCTTCGACGGCGTCTTCTGGACGGCCGTGAGCTCCACCGGCATCTACTGCCGCCCCTCCTGCCCGGCCCGCACCCCGGCGCGACGCAACGTCACCTTCCACGCCAGCGCGGCCGCCGCGCAGCGCGCCGGCTACCGGGCCTGCAAGCGGTGCCTGCCCGACGCCGTGCCCGGCAGCCCCGCCTGGGACCTGCACGCCGACCTCGCCGGCCGCGCCATGCGCCTGATCGGCGACGGCCTGGTGGACCGCGAGGGCGTCGACGGGCTCGCGGACGCGCTCGGCTACTCCGCCCGGCACGTCGTGCGCGTCCTCACCACGGAGCTCGGCGCGGGTCCCCTCGCGCTCGCCCGGGCCCGTCGCGCCCAGACGGCGCGGGCGCTGCTCGAGGGCTCCGACCTCGCCGTCACCGACATCGCCTTCGCCGCCGGGTTCGCCAGCCTGCGCCAGTTCAACGCGACGATGCGGGAGGTGTACGCCGCGAGCCCCCGCGACCTGCGGGGCCGCGCCGGCTCGACCCCTCCCGCCGGGGCGCTCGCCCTGCGGGTGGCGGTGCGCGCGCCGTACGCCGCCGGGGCGATGCTCGCCTTCCTCGCGGAGCACGTGGTCACGGGCATCGAGACGGTCGTGGGCACGGTCTACGCGCGGAGCCTGGCGCTGCCGCACGGCCCGGCCGTGCTGGCCGTGGACCTCGGCCGCGTCGAGGGTGCCGCGGACGCGGGCGTCCGGCAGGTGCCCGTCACGGCCTGGCTCACCGACCTGCGGGACACCGGGACGCTGGTCGAGCGCGTGCGGCGGCTCCTCGACGCCGACGCGGACCCCGTGGTGCTCGACGACCAGCTCGGCGCCGACCCGATGCTGGGGCCCCTCGTCGTCGCCACGCCCGGCCTCCGCGTGCCGGGAGCCGTCGACGGCGCGGAGGTGGCGCTGCGGGCCGTGATCGGGCAGCAGGTCAGCCTCGCGGGGGCCCGCACCGTGACCGCCCGTCTGGTCGCGCGGCACGGGAGCGAGCTGCCGCCGGGCCTCGCGGGCGTCGTGCCCGGGGTGACGCACCTGTTCCCGACCGCTGCGGCCCTGGCCGACGTGGATCCCGCGACCCTGCCCATGCCCCGCGCCCGCGGGCGCGCGCTCACCGGGCTGGCGAGCGCCCTCGCCTCGGGGGCCGTGCGGCTCGACCGGGGGTGGGCGCGCGACGACGTGCGCTCCGCGCTGCTCGCGCTGCCGGGGATCGGGCCGTGGACGGCGGACTACGTCGGGCTCCGCGCGCTCGGCCACCCGGACGTCTTCCTGCCGACGGACGTGGGGGTACGGCGCGCGCTCGTCCCCCTCGGCTCCGCGGTGGCCGCGCTGCCGGAGCTGGAGGCGCGGTGGCGGCCCTGGCGGTCGTACGCCCTCCTGCACCTGTGGAACACCCTGATGCCCGCACTCCCGGGCACGCACCCCGAGGAGGCCAGCTGA